The proteins below come from a single Moritella sp. F3 genomic window:
- a CDS encoding MBL fold metallo-hydrolase — translation MQIHHIEGYIQTILLVEYPDKLLLLDGGCRCDVPVIKAFITDTLQRDINDLKLVLISHMHPDHAGGAHLLRKQFGCSIASVGFEKQWYQGFKGRVAHSIDIMLALYVARRKGKKIQNIYYSPYLKTDIILHDETPVPGFDEWIVHFTPGHTDRDLSFLHQPTQQMYIGDMILKLRNKFTSPFPIYQPDAYKQSLNKLLQLNITQILMAHDGYTEISPEEIQRLIDKSTNHPLTVVNVIKNKLMKRNRYKN, via the coding sequence ATGCAGATACACCATATCGAAGGTTATATTCAAACTATTTTGTTAGTCGAATACCCAGATAAGTTGTTGCTACTTGATGGTGGTTGTCGATGTGATGTACCTGTCATAAAAGCCTTCATTACAGACACGCTGCAACGTGACATCAACGACTTAAAACTGGTGTTGATATCGCATATGCATCCTGATCATGCTGGCGGCGCCCACTTATTACGTAAACAATTTGGTTGTAGTATTGCATCGGTAGGTTTTGAAAAGCAGTGGTATCAAGGTTTCAAAGGTCGTGTCGCTCATAGTATAGATATCATGTTGGCACTATATGTGGCACGTCGCAAAGGGAAAAAAATTCAGAATATCTATTATTCTCCTTACCTTAAAACTGATATTATTTTACACGATGAAACACCTGTGCCAGGGTTTGATGAGTGGATTGTGCATTTCACACCAGGTCATACCGACCGTGACTTATCGTTTTTACACCAGCCAACACAGCAGATGTATATCGGTGATATGATTTTAAAACTGCGTAATAAATTTACCTCGCCCTTCCCTATTTATCAGCCCGATGCTTACAAGCAATCATTAAACAAATTATTACAACTCAACATCACTCAAATTTTAATGGCCCACGATGGCTATACCGAAATAAGCCCTGAAGAGATTCAACGATTAATTGACAAGAGCACTAATCACCCACTTACTGTTGTAAATGTAATTAAAAATAAGCTTATGAAACGAAATCGATATAAAAACTGA
- a CDS encoding cytochrome c peroxidase has product MKKRSIFAKFVTVPLTMISFIFLIAGTSVSAGVLEEFLVGLEEQDIEKQDLHNKHQTQSADLRQQLEEVRNTPPVDNAEVDALRQQIKALGKEQKAEKRLLAALHKRDKSKLQLDIRRAKGAVEAPEPDHEFNALLELVDGVELVDADGAPVGGEVGIATFGNRYDIEVVIAGITSAQEVETIELQNCTTGESFLSLDLSARKLLGEVVTGPEIPPQPVHFIVGPPEPLPELSLLKFNLRLKDAMLTALIDENLCAPVVFTSHEVSHPDGVLTGSFIDHLRFEALEYLLDPSFLPEPVIVDRDFVVQGSLSDLVVADNKALEQLGKALFWDVQVSSDNKVACGSCHSLAGADWRTKNQFTEGPGNLLATLSSFPLPSGSVLGSQGVIDEEFVEITLGDRDACINPQSDFRQRTGRQAPTVINSAFNVFQFWDGRAHRLFNGENPFGPADTDAGVYKAVGGVNGSIVKDTDFLVDISALASQATGPATSHVEMACGPNDSIRFFPGIAAKLFDGAVMPLGLQGVHADDSLLAEFANTTGTNKGLTVNYQTLIMEAFQEQYWNSVDTVSLDDPKKGYAEDYSLMEANFSFIFGIAVQAYERTLLSEDSKFDQFARGEVDLTENEKEGFSRFLSGGTSCNECHDGPLFTTATLQFQLAEPVEAMRLANSQGMGLYDSGFYNVGVTATDEDLGRGREDLPFGLISLSAQSNNGDDSQWPHLPLLSASEAKAQVKGHMKVPTLRNIELTAPYFHNGKYLTLEDVVAFYSRGGDFPGNEDLDPAIRPIGQLLGKPGRQGKIAAWMRTLTDERILRRAAPFDQPEIVVPHGHSDYGSGYVDDMVTLEATGASGTTPPLFETFFQRIGGTVPDIIEDE; this is encoded by the coding sequence ATGAAAAAACGATCGATATTTGCCAAATTTGTCACTGTCCCATTAACGATGATTAGTTTTATTTTTCTAATCGCTGGGACTTCAGTGAGTGCCGGAGTCCTGGAAGAGTTTCTTGTGGGGTTAGAAGAGCAAGACATTGAAAAACAGGATCTACATAATAAACACCAAACTCAGAGTGCTGACTTGAGGCAACAACTTGAGGAAGTGAGAAATACACCGCCAGTGGATAACGCTGAAGTAGATGCCTTACGTCAGCAGATTAAAGCATTAGGCAAAGAACAGAAGGCCGAAAAGCGTTTGTTAGCAGCTTTGCATAAGCGTGATAAGAGCAAACTTCAACTTGATATTCGTCGAGCTAAAGGTGCAGTTGAAGCACCTGAACCAGATCATGAATTCAACGCTCTGCTTGAGCTAGTTGATGGGGTTGAATTAGTGGATGCTGATGGTGCTCCCGTCGGTGGTGAAGTGGGTATTGCAACATTTGGTAATAGATACGATATTGAAGTTGTCATTGCTGGTATTACCTCCGCGCAAGAAGTTGAAACGATAGAGCTTCAAAATTGCACCACAGGCGAGTCATTTTTGAGTTTGGATTTGTCAGCGCGAAAATTACTGGGTGAAGTAGTCACTGGACCTGAAATTCCGCCACAACCAGTACATTTCATTGTTGGACCGCCTGAACCGCTACCGGAACTAAGTTTACTTAAATTTAACCTTCGACTTAAAGATGCAATGTTGACGGCATTAATCGATGAAAATTTATGCGCGCCAGTGGTATTCACTTCTCATGAGGTATCACATCCTGATGGCGTACTGACAGGTAGCTTTATCGATCACCTTCGTTTTGAAGCTCTAGAATATCTCCTAGACCCTTCATTTTTACCTGAACCTGTAATCGTGGATCGTGATTTTGTGGTGCAAGGTTCGCTTTCCGATCTTGTTGTCGCTGATAATAAAGCCCTTGAACAACTGGGTAAAGCCTTATTCTGGGACGTACAAGTAAGCTCAGACAATAAAGTGGCTTGTGGTAGTTGCCATAGTTTAGCTGGCGCCGATTGGCGAACAAAAAATCAATTTACAGAAGGTCCGGGTAATTTACTGGCGACACTTTCAAGCTTTCCACTACCGAGTGGCTCGGTGTTAGGGTCCCAAGGGGTCATCGATGAAGAGTTTGTTGAAATAACGCTGGGTGATAGGGATGCGTGTATAAATCCACAAAGTGACTTCAGACAGAGAACTGGTAGACAAGCACCAACAGTCATTAATTCCGCGTTTAACGTGTTCCAGTTCTGGGATGGCCGTGCGCATAGACTCTTTAATGGCGAGAATCCATTTGGACCTGCAGATACCGACGCAGGTGTTTATAAAGCAGTGGGCGGTGTTAACGGTTCGATTGTAAAAGACACTGACTTTTTGGTTGATATATCAGCTTTAGCGTCGCAGGCTACTGGCCCTGCTACAAGTCATGTTGAAATGGCATGCGGCCCGAATGACAGTATTCGTTTCTTCCCCGGTATTGCTGCTAAATTGTTTGACGGTGCTGTAATGCCGTTAGGGTTACAAGGTGTGCATGCAGATGATAGTTTACTTGCTGAATTTGCCAACACAACAGGCACTAACAAAGGACTTACAGTTAATTATCAGACTCTAATCATGGAAGCTTTCCAAGAACAATATTGGAATAGTGTCGACACAGTGTCGTTGGATGATCCGAAAAAAGGTTATGCAGAGGATTACAGTCTGATGGAAGCTAATTTTTCCTTCATATTCGGTATCGCAGTACAGGCTTACGAGCGAACACTACTTTCGGAAGACAGTAAGTTTGATCAATTTGCCCGTGGTGAAGTTGATTTGACCGAGAATGAAAAAGAAGGCTTCAGTCGCTTCCTTAGCGGCGGGACTAGCTGTAACGAATGCCATGATGGACCATTGTTTACTACAGCGACGCTGCAATTTCAGTTAGCAGAGCCTGTCGAAGCGATGCGATTAGCCAACTCTCAAGGGATGGGACTTTATGACTCAGGGTTCTATAATGTTGGTGTTACCGCAACAGACGAAGACTTAGGACGAGGACGAGAAGATCTGCCATTTGGGCTCATTTCATTGTCAGCACAATCAAATAATGGAGACGATTCACAGTGGCCTCATTTACCACTTCTTTCGGCTAGTGAAGCGAAAGCACAAGTTAAAGGTCATATGAAAGTACCTACCTTACGTAATATCGAGTTAACAGCACCATACTTCCATAACGGTAAATATTTGACGCTGGAAGATGTTGTGGCTTTCTATTCGCGTGGTGGTGATTTCCCTGGTAATGAAGATTTAGATCCTGCTATTAGGCCTATTGGTCAACTATTAGGAAAACCTGGTCGACAAGGGAAAATAGCAGCGTGGATGCGAACGTTAACGGATGAACGTATTCTTCGTCGAGCCGCTCCTTTTGATCAACCTGAGATAGTTGTTCCCCATGGTCACTCAGACTATGGCAGTGGATATGTCGATGATATGGTTACGTTAGAAGCAACTGGGGCAAGTGGTACGACTCCTCCGCTCTTCGAGACTTTCTTCCAAAGAATCGGTGGAACAGTACCTGATATCATCGAAGATGAGTAA
- the sbcD gene encoding exonuclease subunit SbcD — translation MKILHTSDWHLGQHFITKSRANEHSCFMTWLLEQVEQHQVDAVIVAGDIFDTGTPPSYARELYNSFVVAMSKVNCQLIILAGNHDSVATLNESKQLLSQLNTQVISSVSLDLDQQVLELKNRQGQLGALLCAVPFVRPRDVMQSEAWQSGTEKQQRLGAAITGHYASLYQLAEKKREQCIEEHGSPVPIIATGHLTALGVSVTESVRDIYIGTLEAFPANQFPAADYIALGHIHRAQKVAKSEHIRYSGSPIPLSFDEVKQQKSVNLVSFTDGKFDSVTELAIPRFQPMQAIKGNLESIEMQLADFKAHTDPLPLWLSIEVQEQDYLTDLQTRIEIMTTDLPVEVLQVRRARKDREQHLHSEVKETLSELSVNDVFERCLQGIEFSTDAEIARKSRIELAFKQIVEQVEHATLEDK, via the coding sequence ATGAAAATATTGCATACCTCAGATTGGCACCTTGGCCAGCATTTCATTACTAAAAGTCGTGCTAACGAACACAGTTGTTTTATGACTTGGTTACTTGAACAAGTAGAGCAGCACCAAGTGGATGCGGTTATTGTCGCGGGTGATATTTTTGATACGGGCACGCCGCCTAGTTATGCACGTGAGCTATATAACAGCTTTGTTGTAGCGATGAGCAAGGTGAACTGTCAGTTAATTATACTCGCGGGGAATCATGATTCAGTCGCAACGCTGAATGAATCCAAACAATTATTATCACAACTGAATACCCAAGTTATTTCGAGTGTCTCGCTCGATTTAGATCAGCAAGTATTGGAACTTAAAAATCGCCAAGGTCAACTGGGGGCATTGTTGTGTGCAGTACCGTTTGTACGCCCTCGTGATGTTATGCAAAGTGAAGCATGGCAGTCAGGCACAGAAAAGCAGCAGCGTTTAGGCGCAGCGATTACTGGGCATTACGCTAGTTTGTATCAATTGGCTGAAAAAAAACGTGAGCAATGTATTGAAGAGCACGGATCGCCAGTGCCGATTATCGCTACCGGACATTTAACTGCACTCGGTGTTTCGGTGACAGAATCAGTGCGTGATATTTACATTGGTACGCTCGAAGCATTCCCTGCCAACCAATTTCCTGCCGCAGACTATATTGCTCTTGGTCATATTCATCGCGCGCAAAAAGTCGCTAAATCAGAACATATCCGTTACAGCGGCTCGCCAATCCCATTAAGCTTTGATGAAGTGAAGCAGCAAAAGAGTGTTAACTTAGTGAGCTTTACTGACGGAAAATTTGACTCCGTTACTGAGCTAGCTATCCCGCGCTTTCAACCTATGCAGGCGATTAAAGGTAATTTGGAAAGTATTGAAATGCAATTAGCCGATTTCAAAGCCCACACTGACCCATTACCACTATGGTTAAGCATTGAAGTGCAAGAGCAGGACTACCTTACGGATTTACAAACCCGTATTGAAATCATGACCACAGACCTGCCAGTGGAAGTATTACAAGTGCGCCGCGCACGTAAAGACAGAGAGCAGCATTTACATAGCGAAGTGAAAGAAACCTTATCAGAACTGTCAGTGAATGATGTATTTGAGCGCTGTTTGCAGGGAATTGAGTTTTCCACTGATGCAGAAATTGCGCGTAAATCACGTATCGAATTAGCCTTTAAACAGATTGTCGAGCAAGTCGAGCATGCAACGCTGGAGGACAAATAA
- a CDS encoding AAA family ATPase — translation MKIKRLSFKNINSLKGEWQLNFDQEPFLSNGLFAITGPTGAGKTTILDAICLALYHETPRLAISKSQNEIMTRNTAECAAEVEFEVQGKGYRASWSQRRAKNSAQGNLQEMKVELAEVVSGDILASQVKLKKQLVAEITGLDFSRFRKSMLLSQGEFAAFLNAPANDRAELLEELTGTEIYGQISQAVFESHNVAKAELDKLRAKADGVNLLNDEQRSEIAAEQTQVSQQVTALSKQQTDLQQQKQWREQLEQALQGVSQAQSSLTTAEQDTTAQQLELDKLEKAEPAEALRLPFTHLTQANSKLVELDKQQQTLQLSVTSAQSAVAANQDQSKVTQAELDDAKQQSQAQETLINDQIIPLDNDCAQLSKELQQCQSLQLQQNSEQQTTQLQLAKLTQTAQQAQKTVNDCQAYQQQHSKDAELSTRLPLWQSQIQQCNQQQQSLTALNQQMADNQALVKQSQASQQQLSTSITANSERQQSVNDGVIQAQQQVTHLLAGDELAALENVFSQQSRAQSIVEQLSGLQQRYISESQEFEANKANINTLQQQLASVNVEIAAKRDLFKAKKQEFNDVQRLLEQEQKIASLEQLRSQLKAGQACQLCGSTEHPLIVEYQHISESPTAQRKAQLELALKQIETEGGDLKSQLQVTNTKLDNLNNRNATLQPQLDAFIAQWQTYNQQLNANLVITDNTSTQAFVQQQALQLEQLSQRIQGLKAATVLLQQAQQALVEFDKNSAQLQHQIELVNRDLQAAQDTEKKLIRETQQQGQVLSELQQALANSVTELGLSLPEWSQLDSWLAQCHQATQTWTQQAQLLQTASEQFLTADSQLTPLREQQVKLDAVIAQTLNSLTSLSASLADKQQQRQNLFGQRSVADARQAMQLLLNSAEQAQQEITAQATALSNQLHALQGELTTLQQGLAQQQQESVDCLGVWQQALAASPFTTDVEFNQALLPADEKQRLLTLKSQLTANLTRCQALYEQANERLLTLQQAQVTELELATIIGQLDAMTVELNQALQRQGELKQRLADDAARSADLADFYQQIKDCEADYDDKAYLQSLIGSKDGSKFRRFAQGLTLDHLVTLANQQLDRLHSRYQLQRKLASGSEALALQVVDTWLADAVRDTKTLSGGESFLVSLALALGLSDLVSHKTSIDSLFLDEGFGTLDAETLDIALDALDNLNASGKMIGVISHVEALKERIPVQVKVNKGSGLGLSSFEVVS, via the coding sequence ATGAAAATCAAACGTCTTTCCTTTAAAAATATTAACTCGTTAAAAGGCGAGTGGCAGCTTAACTTCGATCAAGAACCCTTTTTAAGTAATGGCTTGTTTGCGATCACAGGGCCAACAGGTGCGGGTAAAACCACTATTCTTGATGCGATTTGTTTGGCTTTATATCACGAGACTCCGCGTCTAGCGATATCGAAATCTCAAAATGAAATCATGACCCGTAACACGGCTGAATGCGCCGCCGAAGTTGAATTTGAAGTACAAGGTAAAGGTTACCGTGCTAGCTGGAGCCAGCGCCGTGCTAAAAATAGTGCACAGGGTAATTTACAAGAAATGAAAGTGGAACTGGCTGAGGTAGTGTCGGGTGACATTCTTGCTAGCCAAGTTAAATTGAAAAAACAGCTGGTGGCGGAAATCACGGGGTTAGATTTTTCGCGTTTCCGTAAATCTATGCTGCTGTCGCAAGGTGAATTTGCAGCGTTTTTGAATGCACCAGCCAATGATCGCGCTGAATTATTAGAAGAACTGACTGGCACTGAGATTTACGGCCAGATCTCACAAGCGGTATTTGAAAGCCACAATGTTGCGAAAGCAGAATTAGATAAACTCCGTGCCAAAGCCGATGGCGTGAACTTATTGAATGACGAGCAACGCAGTGAGATAGCCGCGGAACAAACTCAAGTTAGTCAGCAGGTAACAGCATTAAGCAAGCAGCAAACAGATCTACAGCAACAAAAGCAATGGCGTGAGCAGCTCGAACAAGCACTACAAGGTGTTAGCCAAGCACAAAGCAGTTTAACCACTGCAGAGCAGGACACTACAGCGCAACAACTTGAGTTAGATAAGCTCGAAAAAGCCGAACCAGCTGAGGCGTTACGTCTGCCGTTTACGCATTTAACCCAAGCTAACAGTAAGCTTGTGGAATTAGATAAGCAACAACAGACATTGCAGCTATCTGTGACATCAGCGCAAAGTGCCGTGGCAGCTAATCAAGACCAAAGCAAAGTCACTCAAGCAGAATTAGATGATGCTAAGCAGCAAAGCCAAGCGCAAGAAACTTTAATCAATGACCAAATAATTCCATTGGATAATGATTGCGCCCAACTAAGTAAAGAATTGCAACAATGCCAGTCGTTACAGTTGCAACAGAATAGCGAACAGCAAACGACACAGCTGCAATTGGCTAAGTTAACGCAAACTGCGCAGCAAGCCCAAAAAACGGTTAATGACTGTCAGGCTTATCAACAGCAGCACAGCAAAGATGCTGAGCTGAGTACACGTCTACCGTTGTGGCAAAGTCAGATCCAGCAATGTAATCAACAGCAACAAAGCTTAACGGCATTAAACCAGCAAATGGCTGACAACCAAGCGCTTGTAAAGCAAAGCCAAGCATCGCAACAACAATTATCTACGTCTATTACGGCAAATTCTGAGCGTCAGCAGTCGGTCAACGATGGGGTTATTCAGGCACAACAGCAAGTGACTCACTTGTTAGCGGGTGATGAGTTAGCTGCGCTTGAGAATGTGTTTAGCCAGCAATCACGCGCGCAAAGTATTGTTGAGCAGTTGTCTGGTTTACAACAGCGTTATATTAGCGAGTCGCAAGAGTTTGAAGCTAACAAGGCTAACATTAATACATTACAGCAGCAGCTTGCTAGCGTTAACGTTGAGATCGCAGCAAAACGCGACCTGTTTAAAGCCAAAAAGCAAGAATTCAACGATGTTCAGCGTTTATTAGAACAAGAACAAAAGATTGCCAGCTTAGAACAATTACGCAGCCAACTTAAAGCGGGGCAAGCGTGTCAGTTATGTGGTTCGACAGAACACCCACTGATCGTCGAATACCAACACATTAGCGAGTCGCCAACTGCGCAGCGTAAAGCGCAATTAGAGCTAGCGTTAAAGCAAATTGAAACCGAGGGAGGGGATCTTAAAAGTCAGCTGCAAGTTACAAACACTAAGCTAGATAACCTCAACAATCGTAATGCGACCTTACAACCGCAGTTAGATGCGTTTATTGCGCAATGGCAAACATACAATCAGCAGCTTAATGCCAATCTTGTTATTACCGATAACACGAGTACGCAAGCATTTGTGCAGCAGCAAGCACTGCAATTAGAGCAATTGTCACAACGCATCCAGGGTTTAAAAGCCGCGACAGTGCTATTACAGCAAGCGCAGCAAGCTTTGGTTGAATTTGATAAAAACAGTGCTCAACTGCAACATCAAATTGAGCTAGTGAACCGTGACTTACAAGCAGCCCAAGACACTGAGAAAAAGCTAATAAGGGAAACACAGCAACAAGGGCAGGTACTAAGCGAATTACAGCAAGCATTAGCCAATAGCGTGACTGAGTTAGGTTTATCGTTGCCGGAATGGAGCCAACTCGACAGTTGGTTAGCACAATGCCACCAAGCAACGCAAACATGGACACAGCAAGCGCAGCTATTGCAGACTGCAAGCGAACAGTTCCTTACTGCAGACAGCCAGTTAACGCCGTTACGTGAACAGCAAGTGAAGTTGGATGCTGTTATTGCTCAAACCCTGAACTCGTTAACTAGCTTGTCGGCGAGTTTGGCAGATAAACAACAGCAACGTCAGAATTTATTTGGTCAACGTAGTGTGGCAGATGCAAGACAGGCTATGCAGCTATTGTTAAATAGTGCCGAACAAGCGCAACAAGAAATTACAGCGCAAGCGACCGCATTGTCGAATCAGTTACACGCGCTGCAAGGTGAGTTAACCACGTTACAGCAAGGTTTAGCACAGCAACAGCAAGAGTCAGTGGATTGCTTAGGAGTATGGCAGCAGGCGCTAGCCGCGAGTCCATTCACCACTGATGTTGAGTTTAACCAAGCGTTATTACCTGCAGACGAAAAGCAGCGATTATTGACGCTTAAGTCGCAACTGACGGCTAACTTAACCCGTTGTCAGGCATTATACGAACAAGCGAATGAACGCTTATTAACATTGCAACAAGCGCAAGTTACGGAACTTGAATTAGCGACGATTATTGGGCAGTTAGATGCGATGACAGTCGAGCTTAATCAAGCTTTACAGCGTCAAGGTGAGTTGAAACAGCGCCTTGCTGATGATGCCGCACGTAGTGCCGATTTGGCTGATTTCTATCAGCAGATTAAAGATTGTGAAGCTGATTATGATGACAAAGCTTATTTGCAAAGTTTGATTGGCTCGAAAGACGGCAGTAAGTTCCGTCGCTTTGCGCAGGGCTTAACGCTGGATCATTTGGTCACTTTAGCTAATCAACAATTAGACCGTTTACACAGCCGTTATCAACTGCAGCGTAAATTGGCCTCTGGCTCTGAAGCATTGGCGCTGCAGGTTGTTGATACTTGGCTCGCCGATGCGGTACGTGATACCAAAACCTTATCAGGCGGCGAAAGCTTCTTGGTTAGCTTGGCATTAGCACTGGGCTTATCTGACTTAGTTAGCCACAAAACCAGCATTGATTCGTTATTCCTTGATGAAGGCTTCGGCACGCTGGATGCCGAGACATTAGACATCGCTTTGGATGCGCTGGATAACTTAAATGCATCAGGAAAAATGATTGGTGTAATTAGCCACGTTGAAGCATTAAAGGAACGTATTCCAGTGCAAGTGAAAGTGAATAAGGGCAGTGGCTTAGGGCTAAGCTCGTTTGAAGTCGTTAGCTAG
- a CDS encoding ASCH domain-containing protein: MEEQSQEYLDIYLHSLSNIERQQYQSFSSDYFCGDEYNANLCAELIRKGQKTATCSLSYWYDSGEEPMPTVGHLQVVIDWQRKPICIIQIDSVERCQYNEVTAEFAHAEGEGDCSLAWWRKAHWNFFTKECTELAIEPNGEMMLVLERFHVVYQ; the protein is encoded by the coding sequence ATGGAAGAACAATCTCAAGAATATCTCGACATATACCTTCACTCTTTAAGTAATATTGAACGTCAACAGTATCAATCATTTAGTAGCGACTACTTTTGCGGTGATGAGTACAATGCTAATTTATGTGCAGAGTTAATCCGTAAAGGGCAAAAGACGGCTACTTGTAGCTTGAGCTATTGGTATGATTCGGGTGAAGAGCCGATGCCTACTGTAGGTCACCTGCAAGTGGTTATTGATTGGCAGCGTAAACCGATTTGTATTATCCAAATTGATTCAGTTGAACGTTGCCAATACAACGAGGTTACGGCTGAGTTTGCTCATGCAGAAGGCGAGGGGGATTGCTCACTTGCATGGTGGCGCAAAGCGCATTGGAATTTTTTCACAAAAGAATGTACTGAATTGGCTATAGAACCTAATGGAGAGATGATGCTTGTATTAGAACGCTTTCATGTAGTCTATCAATAG
- a CDS encoding DUF1772 domain-containing protein: MIEIIAVLCAGTFFGAALYINLAQHPATLDTGGDFASKFFPPMYAKASTLQIALAVGGTVLGVISWSISGDIYWLIGAVFLVSVVPITIFIIKPINDQLLDSANKLEPEAVVALLKQWNPRHWVRSGVSFVAFFCYILAISA; the protein is encoded by the coding sequence ATGATCGAAATTATTGCAGTCTTATGTGCGGGTACCTTTTTTGGTGCTGCGCTATATATTAACCTTGCTCAACATCCTGCGACCTTAGATACAGGTGGCGACTTTGCCAGTAAATTCTTTCCGCCTATGTATGCTAAAGCGTCAACATTACAGATAGCGCTTGCTGTCGGCGGGACTGTGTTAGGTGTGATTTCTTGGTCTATATCCGGTGATATTTATTGGCTGATTGGTGCTGTTTTTCTAGTTTCAGTTGTACCGATCACTATCTTTATCATCAAGCCCATTAACGATCAGTTATTGGATTCTGCAAATAAACTTGAACCTGAAGCTGTCGTTGCATTATTAAAGCAATGGAACCCTAGGCATTGGGTTAGAAGTGGCGTTAGTTTTGTGGCATTCTTTTGCTATATTTTAGCTATTTCAGCGTAG
- a CDS encoding methylated-DNA--[protein]-cysteine S-methyltransferase encodes MNQINIQYFKHPYTEFVLGSYDGKLCLCDFRYRKMRESVDNRIQRGLNATFVEQNDAVLTNTKTQLEEYFLGERSVFDMPLLLVGTDFQKAVWDKLTNVKYGETATYLDLAVAIDNESAVRAVGSANGANGLAIIIPCHRIIGSKGELVGYGGGLSLKKRLLELEQNLFIL; translated from the coding sequence ATGAATCAAATTAATATTCAATATTTTAAACATCCTTACACCGAATTTGTGCTTGGTTCATATGACGGTAAACTTTGCTTGTGTGACTTTCGCTATCGAAAAATGCGAGAGTCTGTTGATAACCGTATACAGCGCGGTCTTAATGCGACATTTGTTGAGCAAAATGATGCTGTTTTAACGAATACGAAAACACAGCTTGAAGAGTATTTTTTAGGTGAACGTAGTGTGTTTGATATGCCATTATTATTGGTTGGTACAGATTTCCAAAAGGCAGTATGGGATAAGTTAACCAACGTGAAATATGGTGAAACCGCGACTTATTTGGATTTAGCTGTGGCCATTGATAACGAGAGTGCAGTGAGAGCTGTTGGCAGTGCCAATGGCGCAAATGGATTGGCTATTATCATTCCTTGTCATCGTATTATTGGCAGTAAAGGTGAGCTTGTCGGTTACGGTGGTGGTTTGTCGTTAAAAAAACGCCTTTTAGAATTAGAGCAAAATTTGTTTATCTTATGA
- a CDS encoding MAPEG family protein produces MALSSKQSGVFKGMLTAMLASIVTIVVAIVFDPLNYYQLELVSERLAVLGLSLILPILFLIASVGRLAKFRFFSPEDIDGSGLTSGTNEVMVLQSLLQNTLEQFVIAFGVYTAWCLLMPSSWLSVIPLCSILFAIGRCCFFKGYKNGAPARAFGFALTFYSTVVLFFVLLGYQLIQMFG; encoded by the coding sequence ATGGCATTATCGAGTAAACAAAGTGGCGTATTTAAGGGCATGCTGACAGCGATGCTTGCTTCAATTGTGACTATTGTGGTGGCGATTGTATTTGATCCTCTTAACTACTATCAACTTGAGTTGGTATCAGAAAGATTAGCGGTCTTAGGGCTGTCTTTGATATTACCAATCTTATTTTTAATTGCATCGGTTGGTCGGTTAGCTAAATTCCGTTTTTTTAGTCCTGAAGATATAGATGGAAGTGGATTAACGTCTGGCACAAATGAGGTGATGGTACTTCAAAGTTTACTTCAAAATACGTTGGAGCAGTTTGTTATCGCTTTTGGGGTTTATACTGCTTGGTGCCTATTAATGCCAAGTTCTTGGTTATCTGTTATTCCTCTATGTTCGATTTTATTCGCGATTGGACGATGTTGTTTTTTTAAAGGTTACAAAAATGGTGCACCAGCAAGAGCGTTTGGTTTTGCACTTACATTTTATTCAACTGTAGTACTATTTTTCGTTTTGCTAGGTTACCAGTTAATTCAGATGTTTGGTTAG
- a CDS encoding DUF6500 family protein: MKQQLRNKIIDGCNKKIDSKGDNVGLSFYAFFANKNDDPELLMEVATWWIQTHQLDHFVKAVIIKQMIEDGL; the protein is encoded by the coding sequence ATGAAACAGCAATTAAGAAACAAAATAATCGACGGCTGTAATAAGAAAATAGACAGTAAAGGCGATAATGTCGGTCTCTCATTTTATGCCTTTTTTGCGAATAAAAATGATGACCCTGAGTTGCTAATGGAAGTGGCGACGTGGTGGATACAAACCCATCAATTAGATCACTTTGTTAAAGCAGTTATTATTAAGCAGATGATCGAAGATGGGCTTTAG